Proteins from a genomic interval of Rhodothermus marinus:
- a CDS encoding alpha/beta fold hydrolase, translated as MKKIGLLAMMLLLATGAVAQPLVGYPDRLDTAVVRNYRVVYHDSRTPGPPVVLVHGLGTNLSVWREIIPRLATQARVLAPDLPGFGLSDKDGVPATPSFYADVLVAWLDMLELAQVDVVGLSMGGQVALMMALRHPNRIRRLVLAAPAGIETFTPEAAAQLKALFTAEAIASMPAALYEQNVRRNFARWNSDRFGWLLTQRAQIQERPDFRAYAEANARAVAGMLDEPVFEHLPQVQHPVLVVFGENDLLIPNRFFRPAETPADMLRLALERLPNAQGVMLPEAGHLLVLEQAEAFVAQVRRFLFAPED; from the coding sequence ATGAAAAAGATTGGACTGCTGGCAATGATGCTGCTTCTGGCAACCGGTGCGGTGGCCCAGCCGCTTGTGGGCTATCCCGACAGGCTCGATACCGCCGTGGTGCGCAACTACCGAGTGGTGTACCACGACAGCCGAACCCCCGGCCCTCCGGTCGTGCTCGTGCACGGACTGGGAACGAACCTGTCGGTCTGGCGGGAAATCATCCCCCGCCTTGCCACGCAGGCGCGTGTGCTGGCGCCGGATTTGCCGGGTTTTGGGCTTTCGGACAAGGATGGCGTTCCGGCCACGCCCTCGTTCTACGCCGACGTGCTGGTGGCCTGGCTGGACATGCTGGAACTGGCGCAGGTGGATGTGGTGGGGCTGTCGATGGGGGGACAGGTCGCGCTGATGATGGCCCTTCGGCATCCGAATCGCATCCGGCGGCTGGTGCTGGCTGCGCCGGCCGGAATCGAAACCTTCACGCCGGAAGCCGCTGCTCAACTGAAAGCGCTGTTTACGGCCGAAGCCATTGCTTCGATGCCGGCGGCGCTTTACGAGCAGAATGTCCGGCGCAATTTTGCCCGCTGGAATTCGGATCGGTTCGGATGGTTGCTGACCCAGCGTGCGCAGATCCAGGAGCGTCCGGATTTCCGCGCCTACGCCGAAGCCAACGCCCGGGCTGTGGCCGGCATGCTGGACGAGCCGGTTTTCGAACACCTGCCGCAGGTGCAACACCCGGTGCTGGTGGTTTTCGGCGAAAACGACCTGCTCATCCCCAATCGCTTCTTCCGCCCCGCCGAAACTCCGGCCGATATGCTCCGGCTGGCGCTGGAACGCTTGCCGAATGCTCAGGGCGTGATGCTCCCCGAAGCCGGACACCTGCTGGTGCTGGAGCAGGCGGAAGCCTTTGTCGCGCAGGTGCGCCGGTTTCTTTTCGCACCCGAGGATTAG
- a CDS encoding class I adenylate-forming enzyme family protein, with protein sequence MMKRQPFIRTDWLARNACYWPDRPALTWVPEGTCWTFAQLHAEGEALAAVLAARFGLQKGDRIAILAENRPEHVLLFVACQKAGWILVPLNYRLAAPELAYQVSDSAPALLVYDAPYTGVVQRLGAVALLPLETIRTFARSGATLKSRPAIALDDPLMILYTSGTTGRPKGALITHGMIAWNAFNTIHRLDLTSRDVSFNAAPFYHTGGWNVLLTPFLFKGGHTYLLDRFDPEQILRLCDEAGVTILWGVPTMLRMLADHPRFEQTSFRTIRYAIVGGEAMPEPLIRRWHQKGVPIRQGFGMTEVGVNCFSLPEDDALRKIGSIGFPNFYVEAQIVDETGREVGVDEVGELLMRGPVVTPGYWQRPEATAEAIDAEGWFHTGDLVRRDAEGYFYVVGRKKDMYISGGENVYPAEIEVVLRAHPDVADAAVVGVPDPKWGETGAAFVVPKPGRTLTAEAVQRYCRSQLAGYKVPRHVFFLEALPLGPTGKCDKQALRERSHKLIS encoded by the coding sequence ATGATGAAAAGACAACCGTTCATTCGCACCGACTGGCTGGCGCGCAACGCGTGCTACTGGCCGGATCGACCCGCGCTCACCTGGGTGCCGGAGGGCACCTGCTGGACATTTGCGCAGCTGCATGCCGAGGGCGAGGCGCTGGCCGCCGTGCTGGCCGCGCGCTTTGGCCTGCAGAAAGGGGATCGCATTGCGATCCTGGCCGAAAATCGGCCGGAGCACGTGCTGCTGTTCGTAGCCTGCCAGAAGGCGGGATGGATCCTGGTGCCGCTGAACTACCGGCTGGCCGCGCCGGAGCTGGCCTACCAGGTATCCGACAGCGCTCCCGCCCTGCTGGTCTATGACGCGCCCTACACCGGGGTGGTCCAGCGATTGGGCGCGGTGGCATTACTGCCGCTGGAGACGATCCGGACGTTTGCCCGCTCCGGCGCCACGCTGAAAAGCCGTCCGGCGATCGCGCTGGACGATCCGCTCATGATCCTGTACACGTCGGGCACGACGGGGCGGCCCAAGGGGGCCCTGATCACGCACGGCATGATCGCCTGGAATGCGTTCAACACAATCCACCGGCTGGACCTGACCAGCCGGGATGTTTCGTTCAACGCGGCGCCCTTCTACCACACGGGCGGCTGGAACGTGCTCCTGACGCCGTTTCTGTTCAAGGGCGGCCATACGTATCTGCTCGACCGCTTCGATCCGGAACAGATTCTTCGTCTATGTGACGAGGCGGGCGTGACCATTCTCTGGGGCGTGCCTACCATGCTCCGGATGCTGGCCGATCATCCGCGCTTTGAACAGACATCGTTCCGGACGATTCGCTACGCCATCGTGGGCGGTGAGGCTATGCCGGAGCCCCTTATTCGGCGGTGGCACCAGAAAGGCGTTCCTATCCGTCAGGGATTTGGCATGACGGAGGTGGGGGTCAACTGCTTCTCGCTTCCCGAAGACGATGCCCTTCGCAAGATCGGCTCGATTGGCTTTCCCAATTTTTACGTCGAGGCGCAGATCGTCGATGAGACGGGACGGGAGGTGGGGGTCGATGAGGTGGGTGAGCTGCTGATGCGGGGACCGGTGGTGACGCCCGGCTACTGGCAACGGCCCGAAGCGACGGCGGAGGCCATCGATGCGGAGGGCTGGTTCCATACGGGAGATCTGGTGCGGCGAGACGCGGAAGGCTATTTCTATGTGGTGGGTCGGAAAAAAGACATGTACATCAGCGGTGGCGAAAACGTCTATCCTGCCGAAATCGAGGTCGTACTCCGGGCGCACCCGGACGTGGCCGACGCGGCCGTGGTAGGGGTGCCCGATCCGAAATGGGGCGAGACCGGCGCGGCCTTTGTCGTGCCGAAGCCCGGGCGAACGCTTACGGCCGAGGCGGTGCAACGCTACTGCCGCTCGCAGCTGGCCGGCTACAAGGTGCCCCGCCATGTGTTTTTTCTGGAGGCGCTGCCGCTTGGGCCCACCGGCAAATGCGACAAACAGGCGCTTCGCGAACGGTCACATAAACTTATCTCCTGA
- a CDS encoding sodium:solute symporter family transporter, translating to MLSEQAIGWGFFLAYLLLVGGAALLGMRGARGLAGFSVGSRTVSPVLVGLSLAANLTSAATFVINPGLVYLYGWAGYLGYGLATPLGILVGLVLLSRRFRQLGDRYAALTLPQWIAARYGDRRLGVLYAVLSLLLITFMVLIVVGLARVLASVLGIGLIAALVLTIAIPMGYLLLGGAGAHTLTNTAQALIMLVVAVLLIGSGLSYWEGGLSGLLQRLAAIDPNLARPVNPESLLFRSPFEVFVANFVVGVAVITQPHLLSKALYLRSEADVGRYLLVGFGVAFVFFSVLLTGLYARLLMPEAGLVADAVIPTYLVERFGPVVRGLITIGLLAAGYSTLEGLLVAVAAIVGNDLYRSWALRRGVAPEVAEQRALRLGKLTLVALAPVLFVLGYDQLTPALSVAILAQNGVYGLFAATFAPVLMGVLGVSLRPRVVVAAALTALLVHFGIYYGQIGPYWNNPAVPATWAVLLSTMVALLGRWMPQRTGQPA from the coding sequence ATGCTTTCGGAGCAGGCGATCGGCTGGGGCTTTTTTCTGGCTTACCTGCTGCTGGTAGGCGGTGCGGCCCTGCTGGGGATGCGGGGAGCGCGTGGACTGGCGGGCTTCTCCGTGGGGAGCCGCACGGTCAGTCCGGTGCTGGTGGGCCTTTCGCTGGCGGCCAACCTGACCAGTGCGGCCACGTTCGTGATCAATCCCGGTCTGGTCTATCTCTATGGCTGGGCCGGTTATCTGGGCTACGGACTCGCTACGCCGCTGGGGATTCTGGTGGGGCTGGTGCTGCTGAGTCGGCGCTTCCGGCAGCTGGGCGATCGCTATGCAGCACTGACACTGCCCCAGTGGATCGCGGCGCGCTATGGCGACCGCCGTCTGGGCGTGCTCTACGCAGTGCTGAGTCTGCTGCTCATCACCTTCATGGTGCTGATCGTGGTGGGACTGGCCCGCGTGCTGGCCAGCGTGCTGGGAATCGGTCTGATCGCCGCGCTGGTGTTGACGATCGCCATCCCGATGGGATACCTGCTGCTGGGCGGAGCGGGCGCCCACACGCTGACGAACACGGCGCAGGCGCTGATCATGCTGGTCGTGGCCGTGTTGCTGATCGGATCTGGACTTTCCTACTGGGAGGGCGGACTGTCGGGCCTGCTGCAGCGGCTGGCGGCCATCGATCCGAACCTGGCACGTCCGGTCAATCCCGAGAGCCTGCTGTTTCGCAGCCCGTTCGAGGTGTTCGTGGCCAATTTTGTGGTCGGCGTGGCCGTCATCACCCAGCCGCACCTGCTTTCGAAGGCGCTTTACCTGCGTTCGGAGGCCGACGTGGGACGCTATCTGCTGGTGGGTTTCGGCGTGGCGTTCGTGTTTTTCTCGGTGCTGTTGACCGGACTCTACGCCCGGCTGCTCATGCCGGAGGCCGGACTGGTGGCCGACGCAGTGATCCCGACCTATCTGGTGGAACGTTTTGGACCGGTCGTGCGGGGCCTGATCACGATCGGGCTGCTGGCGGCCGGCTACTCGACGCTGGAGGGGCTGCTGGTCGCGGTGGCCGCCATCGTGGGCAACGATCTGTACCGATCGTGGGCGCTGCGCAGGGGGGTGGCGCCCGAAGTGGCCGAACAGCGGGCGCTCCGACTGGGCAAACTCACGCTGGTGGCGCTGGCGCCCGTACTTTTCGTGCTCGGCTACGATCAGCTCACGCCGGCGCTTTCGGTTGCGATCCTGGCGCAGAACGGCGTCTACGGCCTGTTTGCCGCCACCTTCGCCCCGGTGCTCATGGGCGTGCTGGGCGTTTCGCTCCGGCCCCGGGTCGTGGTTGCGGCGGCGCTGACCGCGCTTCTCGTCCACTTCGGCATCTACTACGGCCAGATCGGGCCTTACTGGAACAACCCGGCCGTGCCCGCCACCTGGGCGGTGTTGCTCTCGACCATGGTGGCGCTCCTTGGCCGCTGGATGCCGCAGCGAACCGGACAACCGGCATGA
- a CDS encoding 3-oxoacyl-ACP synthase III family protein has protein sequence MARAQIIGTGLYAPPRVVTNAYFNEYYGEDVDSFLRTQRNIRERRYAEDGQTTSDLVVEAARAALAEAGMTPQDLALIIVATDTPDYLSPATATVVQHKLGARRAGTFDVNAACAGFVTALEVGRRFVEGGSGPVLVAGGYLMSRFLDFSQRNIATLFADGAGAVVLAPADDEEPGILLTRLEAEGQYYDYMGIYTGGACCPHEPQVLAFRKKFPKTYNVEHWTRLVRWLSKELGVHPEEVDHLFFTQINVLSIRETLAALGLPESRTHYVMDRYGYTGSACIPMVLADAVRAHRLRRGDLVYLIASGGGAALAAMALRWAYDT, from the coding sequence ATGGCACGCGCACAGATCATCGGAACGGGCCTGTACGCACCGCCGCGTGTGGTGACGAACGCCTACTTCAACGAGTACTACGGCGAGGACGTCGATAGCTTTCTGCGCACGCAGCGCAACATTCGGGAGCGGCGCTACGCCGAGGATGGGCAGACCACGTCGGATCTGGTGGTGGAGGCGGCCCGGGCCGCCCTGGCCGAGGCCGGCATGACGCCGCAGGATCTGGCGCTCATCATCGTGGCCACCGACACGCCGGACTACCTGTCGCCGGCCACGGCCACCGTCGTGCAGCACAAACTGGGGGCCCGTCGTGCCGGCACGTTCGACGTCAACGCGGCCTGCGCCGGCTTCGTAACGGCGCTGGAGGTCGGCCGACGGTTCGTGGAGGGCGGCAGCGGTCCGGTTCTGGTCGCCGGAGGGTACTTGATGAGCCGGTTTCTGGACTTTTCGCAGCGCAATATCGCCACACTGTTTGCCGACGGAGCGGGGGCCGTGGTACTGGCTCCAGCCGACGACGAGGAACCCGGCATTCTGCTGACGCGGCTGGAAGCGGAAGGACAGTACTACGACTACATGGGCATCTACACGGGCGGAGCCTGTTGCCCGCATGAGCCCCAGGTGCTGGCCTTTCGCAAGAAATTTCCGAAGACCTACAACGTCGAGCACTGGACGCGCCTGGTGCGCTGGCTCTCGAAAGAGCTGGGCGTGCACCCCGAGGAGGTGGACCACCTGTTCTTTACCCAGATCAACGTGCTCAGCATCCGGGAGACGCTGGCGGCGCTGGGGCTCCCCGAGTCGCGCACGCACTACGTGATGGATCGCTATGGCTACACGGGCAGCGCCTGTATTCCCATGGTGCTGGCCGACGCAGTCCGGGCGCATCGATTGCGGCGGGGGGATCTGGTCTATCTAATCGCCTCGGGGGGAGGGGCGGCCCTGGCGGCCATGGCGCTACGGTGGGCCTACGACACCTGA
- the fabG gene encoding 3-oxoacyl-ACP reductase FabG: protein MGRLNGKVAIVTGGARGIGRATATLFAREGAAVMVADRDGEAAEDLAAALRAEGARVLALSVDVTRPEQVEQMAGKATEHFGRIDILVNNAGITWDATLRKMTLEQFQAVLEVNLTGVFLCTKAVLPYMEAQGGGCILNASSVVAHAGNFGQTNYVATKAGVIGMTKTWARELGRHGIRVNAVAPGFIETDMTQRIPEKVLEMVRSRTPLGRMGRPEEVARAYLFLASDEASFITGAVLNVDGGLTL, encoded by the coding sequence ATGGGAAGACTGAACGGAAAAGTTGCCATCGTGACGGGGGGTGCCCGCGGGATCGGTCGGGCCACCGCGACGCTGTTCGCCCGAGAGGGCGCGGCCGTCATGGTGGCCGATCGGGACGGCGAGGCGGCAGAGGACCTTGCGGCCGCGTTACGGGCCGAGGGCGCCCGTGTACTGGCCCTGTCGGTCGACGTAACCCGACCCGAACAGGTCGAGCAAATGGCCGGGAAGGCCACCGAGCACTTCGGCCGCATCGACATTCTGGTCAACAACGCGGGCATCACGTGGGATGCCACGCTGCGCAAGATGACGCTGGAGCAGTTCCAGGCCGTGCTGGAGGTCAACCTGACGGGCGTCTTTCTGTGCACGAAGGCGGTGTTGCCCTACATGGAAGCGCAGGGCGGCGGCTGCATTCTGAACGCTTCGTCCGTGGTGGCACACGCGGGCAATTTCGGTCAGACGAACTACGTGGCCACGAAAGCGGGTGTGATCGGGATGACGAAGACCTGGGCGCGGGAGCTGGGGCGACATGGCATCCGGGTCAACGCCGTGGCGCCCGGCTTCATTGAGACCGACATGACGCAACGCATACCCGAAAAGGTGCTTGAAATGGTACGCTCTCGCACGCCACTCGGGCGCATGGGGCGTCCCGAGGAAGTGGCCCGCGCCTACCTGTTTCTGGCCTCGGACGAGGCGTCGTTCATCACGGGCGCGGTGCTCAACGTGGATGGTGGACTAACCCTGTGA
- a CDS encoding TonB-dependent receptor: MKRLLWFCLLGWLGSPFALAQSVWIEGQVQEATSGAALPGANVVLVETGQGTTTDVDGAFRLGPVSPGRYTLQVSFVGYQTRTQVVQVDTAPMRLTLTLAPALFEAEAVVVTGTRQTEKLLEAPVTIETITAADLTRTGGGTFLSALAGLKGIDFVDAGINAQGISARGFNSQFNTRMLAMTDGRVAQLPGTGLPQGNFLPTAPLDVKAIEVVVGPASALYGPNAHTGVVNVITKDPWDESGLSLAARTGERSLIDITGRAAGTVGSWGWKVTGQYLEADDFEPSREEGLHNYGTTIFEGDVLRDLGGYSIRSAKLEGFLYYRLGPWQAKAGAGYSSNDNFGLTNNGRNHIRGWEVQYQTVEVSHPNWYAQFTRTKNDAGRTYQLNAVVQAAAAQVAAGVPLEQVDLGALREASKFVDRGALLDGEVQYRQSLPFLQGRVVAGVQVRRYLPDSDGTFLADAGGEDLSATEVGGYAQLDLRLLPDRLRLVTAARIDRHTNYSTQFSPKAALVYTVLPGHNVRFGYNRAFKSPTILENYLFIPIRRFDILTGYYVNAFGNRDGYVVKDASGQVVSRVEGLEPEQVDALELGYKGAFGTRAFVDVVGYYSWYRNFISPLTLVADGFTTIAYEADGTTPVRAPASDALFNGLLTYLNFGRAEVAGLDAGLTLYPSPYVTLSGSVSLISLRSFTETAGQSELPLNVPETKLKGNVTVRNVGLQGYFASLSARYQSAYRFVSGYWNSETMLPGHDGKVPARTVLDLTLGYQVPRIGLDLTLSISNLLDNEGYDVLGAPVRGRFIWFGITYHLAGLRY, encoded by the coding sequence ATGAAACGGCTGCTCTGGTTCTGTCTGCTGGGCTGGCTCGGAAGCCCTTTTGCTCTAGCACAATCGGTCTGGATTGAGGGACAGGTGCAGGAGGCGACCAGCGGAGCGGCGTTGCCCGGCGCCAACGTCGTGCTCGTGGAAACCGGCCAGGGCACGACCACCGACGTGGACGGTGCGTTTCGGCTGGGGCCGGTATCCCCCGGGCGCTATACGTTGCAGGTGTCATTCGTGGGGTACCAGACGCGCACGCAGGTTGTGCAGGTGGACACGGCGCCGATGCGATTGACGTTGACGCTGGCGCCCGCCCTGTTCGAAGCCGAGGCCGTGGTGGTGACCGGTACGCGCCAGACCGAAAAGCTGCTCGAGGCGCCGGTGACCATCGAAACGATTACCGCGGCCGACCTGACCCGTACAGGAGGCGGCACCTTTCTCTCGGCGCTGGCCGGCCTGAAGGGCATCGACTTCGTGGATGCCGGTATCAATGCGCAGGGCATTTCGGCGCGTGGATTCAACAGCCAGTTCAACACGCGCATGCTTGCGATGACCGACGGCCGGGTGGCCCAGCTGCCCGGCACCGGACTCCCCCAGGGCAACTTTCTGCCGACGGCTCCGCTGGACGTGAAGGCGATTGAAGTGGTCGTCGGACCGGCTTCGGCGCTCTACGGCCCCAATGCCCATACCGGTGTGGTGAACGTCATCACCAAAGATCCCTGGGACGAATCGGGCCTGTCGCTGGCGGCACGTACCGGCGAGCGGTCGCTGATCGACATCACAGGGCGGGCCGCCGGTACGGTCGGATCCTGGGGGTGGAAAGTTACCGGGCAGTATCTGGAAGCCGACGACTTCGAACCAAGCCGCGAAGAAGGCCTGCATAACTATGGCACTACCATTTTTGAAGGCGATGTGCTGCGCGACCTCGGAGGCTATTCTATCCGATCGGCCAAGCTGGAAGGATTTCTTTACTACCGGCTGGGGCCATGGCAGGCAAAGGCTGGTGCCGGCTATTCGAGCAACGACAACTTCGGGCTGACCAACAACGGCCGCAATCACATCCGGGGTTGGGAAGTGCAGTATCAGACGGTCGAAGTCAGCCATCCCAACTGGTACGCCCAGTTTACGCGTACGAAGAACGACGCGGGCCGAACGTACCAGCTCAATGCCGTCGTGCAGGCGGCGGCCGCCCAGGTAGCGGCGGGGGTGCCGCTGGAGCAGGTTGATCTGGGAGCGCTTCGAGAAGCCAGTAAGTTCGTGGATCGCGGGGCGCTGCTCGATGGCGAAGTGCAGTACCGGCAATCATTGCCGTTCCTGCAGGGCCGTGTGGTGGCCGGCGTGCAGGTGCGCCGTTACCTGCCGGACTCCGACGGCACGTTTCTGGCCGATGCAGGCGGCGAAGACCTGAGCGCGACCGAAGTAGGCGGCTATGCCCAGCTCGATCTGCGTCTGCTCCCCGATCGGTTGCGACTGGTGACGGCGGCCCGCATCGATCGCCACACGAACTACAGTACGCAGTTCAGCCCGAAGGCGGCGCTGGTCTATACGGTCCTGCCCGGCCATAACGTGCGCTTTGGCTACAACCGGGCGTTCAAGAGTCCCACCATCCTGGAAAACTATCTGTTCATTCCCATCCGCCGCTTCGACATCCTGACCGGCTACTACGTCAACGCCTTTGGCAACCGGGACGGCTACGTGGTCAAAGATGCGAGCGGACAGGTGGTCAGTCGGGTGGAGGGGCTGGAGCCGGAGCAGGTGGATGCGCTGGAGCTGGGCTACAAGGGCGCTTTCGGGACGCGGGCGTTCGTGGACGTGGTGGGCTACTACTCCTGGTATCGCAACTTCATCAGCCCGCTGACGCTGGTCGCCGACGGTTTCACGACGATTGCCTACGAGGCCGACGGAACCACACCGGTGCGCGCCCCCGCTTCGGACGCGCTGTTCAACGGCCTGCTGACCTACCTGAATTTTGGTCGAGCGGAGGTGGCCGGGCTGGATGCCGGGTTGACGCTGTATCCGTCGCCTTACGTGACGCTTTCGGGCAGTGTGTCGTTGATTTCGCTGCGCAGCTTCACGGAGACGGCCGGGCAGAGCGAATTGCCGCTCAACGTACCCGAGACCAAGCTGAAGGGTAACGTGACCGTGCGCAACGTGGGGCTGCAGGGATATTTTGCGAGCCTGAGCGCGCGTTACCAGAGCGCCTACCGGTTCGTTTCGGGTTACTGGAACAGCGAGACCATGTTGCCCGGGCACGACGGCAAGGTGCCGGCGCGCACCGTACTGGATCTGACGCTGGGCTACCAGGTGCCCCGGATTGGGCTGGATCTGACGCTGAGCATCTCGAACCTGCTGGACAACGAGGGCTACGACGTGCTGGGTGCCCCCGTCCGGGGTCGCTTTATCTGGTTTGGCATCACCTATCACCTTGCTGGATTGCGGTACTGA
- a CDS encoding GbsR/MarR family transcriptional regulator has product MGRGLTPLQRDLVEEFGNIYEGYGLSRLKGLIVGLLLTQPEPLSLDDIATLLNRSKGPISSTIRELASIGLVRKVNGPENRRDYYVAHPDLFLNNFKFNLATVRKNRRTAEQFLWEMEASGDPAHQAAIERLRHMQAFYRLMEQFYENFTKEWERVRAQMEAANASVN; this is encoded by the coding sequence ATGGGACGGGGCCTGACGCCGCTGCAGCGCGATCTGGTGGAAGAGTTCGGAAATATCTACGAAGGCTACGGCCTTTCGCGGCTGAAGGGATTGATCGTGGGATTGCTCCTGACGCAGCCGGAGCCGCTTTCGCTGGATGATATTGCCACGTTGCTCAACCGGTCGAAAGGGCCCATTTCAAGCACGATCCGGGAGCTGGCGAGCATCGGGCTGGTGCGCAAGGTCAACGGTCCGGAAAACCGTCGCGACTACTACGTGGCGCACCCCGATCTGTTTTTGAACAACTTCAAGTTCAACCTGGCAACGGTGCGCAAAAATCGGCGCACGGCCGAGCAGTTTCTCTGGGAGATGGAGGCCAGCGGAGATCCAGCCCATCAGGCGGCCATCGAGCGACTGCGCCATATGCAGGCTTTCTACCGGCTGATGGAGCAGTTCTACGAGAACTTTACGAAGGAATGGGAGCGGGTCCGGGCACAAATGGAAGCCGCCAACGCCTCGGTGAATTGA
- a CDS encoding heavy metal-responsive transcriptional regulator: protein MLTRGELAQRAGVHAETIRYYEQRGLLPPPRRTAAGYRAYSETDVARLRFIKRAQELGFSLREIEELLTLEATPGASSGLVRQRALAKIAEIEARIRDLTRIRDTLRRLVAACDGKAPVEHCPILHALHDDHGTHADTGTPDGNAHA from the coding sequence ATGCTGACACGCGGTGAACTGGCGCAACGGGCCGGCGTGCATGCCGAAACGATCCGCTACTACGAGCAGCGGGGCCTGTTGCCTCCGCCCCGCCGGACGGCCGCCGGCTACCGCGCCTACTCCGAAACGGACGTGGCCCGCCTGCGCTTCATCAAACGGGCGCAGGAGCTGGGTTTCTCGCTCCGCGAAATCGAAGAACTGCTGACGCTCGAGGCGACCCCGGGCGCCAGCAGCGGGCTGGTCCGCCAGCGGGCCCTGGCCAAGATCGCCGAGATCGAGGCGCGGATCCGGGACCTGACCCGCATCCGCGATACGCTGCGCCGGCTGGTGGCCGCCTGCGACGGAAAGGCGCCCGTCGAACACTGTCCGATCCTTCATGCCCTGCACGACGACCATGGAACGCACGCCGACACCGGAACCCCTGACGGAAACGCCCACGCCTGA